One Mercurialis annua linkage group LG3, ddMerAnnu1.2, whole genome shotgun sequence DNA window includes the following coding sequences:
- the LOC126672630 gene encoding uncharacterized protein LOC126672630 — protein sequence MKKISMRFCNSKSIIFSFILFVAIIFILYTNSLVHESHEIKSKKQAQTQNSDSLIAPKNVTVEERIKWFKKKLPDFQIFKSNGFTQRFHIRVTEIMEDNNCEVHFFMTWIAPIESFGRRQFLGMDTLFKVHPNGCLIIISETLDSLQGRRILKPLVVLGFKVRAVTPDLPSLFNNTPAETWLNEITSGVKDPGEVPLSQNLSNLIRLVAIYKYGGVYLDTDFIILKSFSGLRNSIGGQTIDDVSKIWTFNNAVLIFDRSHPLVYRFIHEFAATFDGNKWGHNGPKLVSRVAQKLAQKPEFNFTVMPATSFYPIEWSLMERFYKKPENSSDLRWVQKMVIELISGDVYAVHLWNKFSQIVPIEDGSAMAILISHSCVICDYIYTP from the coding sequence ATGAAAAAAATTTCTATGAGATTTTGCAACTCCAAATCAATAATATTCTCTTTTATACTTTTTGTTGCtataatttttatcttgtaCACGAACTCATTAGTGCACGAGAGTCATGAAATCAAGTCCAAGAAACAAGCTCAAACTCAAAATTCAGATTCTCTTATTGCTCCTAAAAATGTTACTGTAGAAGAAAGAATTAAGTGGTTCAAGAAAAAGTTGCCAGATTTTCAGATTTTCAAATCGAACGGGTTCACTCAACGATTTCACATTCGAGTTACGGAAATTATGGAAGACAATAATTGCGAAGTTCATTTTTTCATGACATGGATTGCACCTATTGAATCATTTGGAAGGAGACAGTTTTTAGGTATGGATACTCTTTTCAAAGTGCACCCTAATGGATGCTTAATCATTATTTCAGAAACATTAGACTCCTTACAAGGGAGGAGGATCTTGAAACCATTAGTTGTATTAGGGTTTAAAGTTCGCGCAGTTACACCCGACTTGCCTAGTTTGTTCAACAACACTCCGGCGGAAACATGGCTCAACGAGATAACCAGTGGCGTAAAGGATCCCGGTGAAGTCCCATTGTCTCAGAACCTTTCCAATCTCATTCGACTCGTTGCGATATATAAGTATGGGGGCGTGTATTTGGATACAGATTTCattattttgaaaagtttttcgGGGCTTCGAAATTCGATAGGCGGGCAAACTATTGACGACGTATCCAAAATATGGACGTTCAACAATGCTGTTTTAATCTTTGATAGGAGTCATCCACTTGTATACCGTTTCATACATGAATTTGCTGCAACGTTCGATGGAAATAAATGGGGACACAATGGACCTAAATTGGTGTCAAGAGTAGCTCAAAAATTGGCCCAAAAACCTGAGTTTAATTTCACTGTGATGCCGGCAACATCATTTTACCCCATAGAGTGGAGTTTGATGGAAAGGTTTTACAAGAAACCAGAAAATTCATCTGATTTAAGATGGGTTCAAAAGATGGTGATTGAGCTTATAAGTGGAGATGTTTATGCAGTTCACTTGTGGAATAAATTCAGTCAAATAGTTCCAATTGAAGATGGGAGTGCCATGGCAATATTAATCTCTCATTCTTGTGTCATTTGTGATTACATTTATACACCTTGA